The following are encoded in a window of Pagrus major chromosome 14, Pma_NU_1.0 genomic DNA:
- the pthlha gene encoding parathyroid hormone-like hormone a yields MFCSRRVLQRWCFALFLLCSPVPHYGRPIDALSSRIKRSVTHAQLMHDKGRALQDFKRRMWLQELLDEVHTAEVRDLPVQTTSGGGSSSGAGVGLPGVGLGINLSTTGSTLHSKPPGGTKNLPISFRLEEEEGTNLPQDTEQNKNQTYKDGGQKVKRKKKGRSGKRREGEKRKRRARSLGWRPEDEAGSGLHLEWRSLLGLQRALL; encoded by the exons ATGTTCTGCTCCAGGAGGGTTCTGCAGCGCTGGTGCTTCGctctgttcctcctctgctctccggTGCCGCACTACGGACGGCCCATTGATGCCCTGAGCAGCAGAAT AAAGCGGTCAGTGACTCACGCTCAGCTGATGCACGACAAAGGCCGCGCGCTGCAGGACTTTAAGCGGCGCATGTGGCTGCAGGAGCTGTTGGACGAGGTCCACACGGCGGAGGTCCGGGACCTCCCGGTCCAGACCACCAGCGGAGGGGGGAGCAGCAGCGGCGCCGGCGTCGGGCTGCCAGGGGTCGGACTGGGCATCAACCTGAGCACCACCGGCAGCACCCTGCACTCCAAACCGCCCGGAGGAACCAAGAACCTGCCCATCAGCttcaggctggaggaggaggagggcaccAACCTGCCGCAGGACACCGAGCAGAACAAGAACCAGACGTACAAAGACGGCGGGCAGAAAgtcaagaggaagaagaagggaCGGTCcgggaagaggagggagggggagaagaggaagaggagggcgCGCTCGCTCGGCTGGAGGCCGGAGGACGAGGCGGGCAGCGGACTGCACCTGGAGTGGAGGTCTCTGCTCGGCCTGCAGAGGGCGCTGCTTTAA